A DNA window from Scylla paramamosain isolate STU-SP2022 chromosome 10, ASM3559412v1, whole genome shotgun sequence contains the following coding sequences:
- the LOC135104455 gene encoding uncharacterized protein LOC135104455 isoform X1, producing MKSVTVRKIAVTSLPPSWTRDLDRLRCLLACFRRPGSCQSVAYVILSQGVTKPHRLGSFGSPRNGRQLSIRTMFCAAVRQTQFLAPARAVGVRHRSGNNRNNKKIIWATGERTVPSDQPAAWSTGEVKHPQRLDCPLGNKDHYPKQMPDGGLQYFGFQYYPRVPGEEDPPCEPTPLHLVTRVKCLKKKPWWDKEIMQKIGLNKKRSDIAILKNTPEVNAMLWKVKHLVKVTPIRLPMNQLEDLDPRCCFLKEDGEFSIAPTVKVEDAYFKEDAKLVARKWDRDFVDRHTRKNWDYPWQIKLC from the exons atgaaatccgttacggtacgtaaaatagccgtgacgtcactgccaccatcatggacccgggaccttgatcggctccgctgtctcctcg CCTGTTTTAGAAGACCGGGCAGCTGTCAATCGGTCGCATACGTAATTCTATCACAGGGTGTCACCAAACCACATAGATTGGGATCTTTCGGCAGCCCGCGGAACGGTCGTCAGCTCAGTATTAGAACG ATGTTTTGTGCAGCAGTGAGACAGACTCAGTTTTTGGCACCCGCAAGAGCTGTGGGAGTCCGACACAGGTCAGGAAACAACCGAAATAACAAGAAGATAATATGGGCCACTGGAGAGAGGACTGTTCCAAGTGACCAGCCAGCTGCATGGTCCACTGGTGAGGTTAAGCATCCCCAGCGCCTTGACTGTCCTCTGGGCAATAAGGACCATTACCCCAAACAGATGCCAGATGGGGGTCTTCAATACTTTGGGTTCCAGTATTATCCCAG GGTTCCTGGTGAAGAGGACCCCCCTTGTGAACCCACTCCCCTGCACCTGGTGACTCGTGTGAAATGCCTCAAGAAAAAGCCTTGGTGGGACAAGGAAATCATGCAGAAAATTGGGCTTAACAAGAAG CGAAGTGATATTGCCATCCTGAAGAACACCCCAGAGGTCAATGCCATGCTCTGGAAAGTAAAGCACCTTGTGAAAGTGACACCAATCAGGTTACCAATGAACCAGCTGGAAGATCTTGATCCTCGCTGCTGCTTCCTGAAG GAGGATGGAGAATTTTCCATTGCTCCCACAGTGAAGGTGGAGGATGCTTACTTCAAGGAAGATGCCAAGCTCGTTGCACGCAAGTGGGATAGAGACTTTGTTGACCGACACACACGTAAGAACTGGGACTACCCTTGGCAAATAAAGCTGTGTTAG
- the LOC135104455 gene encoding uncharacterized protein LOC135104455 isoform X2, with protein MFCAAVRQTQFLAPARAVGVRHRSGNNRNNKKIIWATGERTVPSDQPAAWSTGEVKHPQRLDCPLGNKDHYPKQMPDGGLQYFGFQYYPRVPGEEDPPCEPTPLHLVTRVKCLKKKPWWDKEIMQKIGLNKKRSDIAILKNTPEVNAMLWKVKHLVKVTPIRLPMNQLEDLDPRCCFLKEDGEFSIAPTVKVEDAYFKEDAKLVARKWDRDFVDRHTRKNWDYPWQIKLC; from the exons ATGTTTTGTGCAGCAGTGAGACAGACTCAGTTTTTGGCACCCGCAAGAGCTGTGGGAGTCCGACACAGGTCAGGAAACAACCGAAATAACAAGAAGATAATATGGGCCACTGGAGAGAGGACTGTTCCAAGTGACCAGCCAGCTGCATGGTCCACTGGTGAGGTTAAGCATCCCCAGCGCCTTGACTGTCCTCTGGGCAATAAGGACCATTACCCCAAACAGATGCCAGATGGGGGTCTTCAATACTTTGGGTTCCAGTATTATCCCAG GGTTCCTGGTGAAGAGGACCCCCCTTGTGAACCCACTCCCCTGCACCTGGTGACTCGTGTGAAATGCCTCAAGAAAAAGCCTTGGTGGGACAAGGAAATCATGCAGAAAATTGGGCTTAACAAGAAG CGAAGTGATATTGCCATCCTGAAGAACACCCCAGAGGTCAATGCCATGCTCTGGAAAGTAAAGCACCTTGTGAAAGTGACACCAATCAGGTTACCAATGAACCAGCTGGAAGATCTTGATCCTCGCTGCTGCTTCCTGAAG GAGGATGGAGAATTTTCCATTGCTCCCACAGTGAAGGTGGAGGATGCTTACTTCAAGGAAGATGCCAAGCTCGTTGCACGCAAGTGGGATAGAGACTTTGTTGACCGACACACACGTAAGAACTGGGACTACCCTTGGCAAATAAAGCTGTGTTAG